From Phragmitibacter flavus, the proteins below share one genomic window:
- a CDS encoding glycerate kinase produces the protein MRILLAFDKFKGSLTAVQVAEAAQRGLQRSWPEVEVVVSPIADGGEGFTEAVLSACEGEGRWMDAKTHDAQGRPMKSRYGIVQRDGEAEAVMEMSAASGLALVKDLPLNPHLASTYGTGEMMLHALDQGVKRLLIGIGGSATNDGGCGMAMALGCRFLDKDGAELGCLPADLDVLDRIDASGMTKCEVLVACDVDNPLLGEKGASTVYGPQKGVQEVGLFDGRLQRLAEVVKRDLGCDHRLVPGAGAAGGLGFGLMSFCGAELRGGFDIVADLSGLRARIEQADLVITGEGRMDGQTLHGKGPHGVALMARELGKPVVGIAGMVESDAGLEACFDGLVQVKPESMSCEEAIANAAVLVEETVAQRADWLKDLVSNR, from the coding sequence ATGCGCATTCTTCTGGCATTTGATAAATTTAAAGGGTCACTGACGGCTGTTCAGGTGGCTGAAGCGGCGCAACGTGGTTTGCAGCGGTCCTGGCCGGAGGTTGAGGTGGTGGTGAGTCCGATTGCAGATGGCGGTGAAGGGTTTACGGAGGCGGTTTTGAGTGCGTGTGAGGGTGAGGGGCGGTGGATGGACGCGAAAACGCATGATGCCCAGGGGCGGCCGATGAAGTCGCGGTATGGAATCGTGCAACGTGATGGCGAGGCCGAGGCGGTGATGGAAATGAGCGCGGCCTCGGGGCTGGCGTTGGTGAAGGATCTGCCGTTGAACCCGCATCTGGCGAGCACGTATGGGACGGGCGAGATGATGTTGCATGCGCTGGATCAGGGCGTGAAGCGGCTATTGATTGGCATCGGCGGAAGTGCGACCAATGACGGGGGTTGCGGGATGGCGATGGCATTGGGTTGCCGGTTTTTGGACAAGGACGGGGCGGAGTTGGGATGTTTGCCGGCAGATCTGGATGTGCTGGATCGGATTGATGCGTCGGGGATGACAAAATGTGAGGTGCTGGTGGCCTGTGATGTCGACAATCCATTGCTTGGCGAGAAGGGGGCGTCAACGGTTTATGGTCCGCAGAAAGGCGTGCAGGAAGTAGGGTTGTTTGATGGAAGATTGCAGCGTCTGGCCGAGGTGGTGAAACGCGATTTGGGATGTGATCACCGGTTGGTGCCTGGAGCGGGGGCGGCGGGTGGATTGGGTTTTGGGCTGATGAGTTTTTGCGGGGCCGAACTGCGGGGGGGATTTGATATTGTGGCGGATCTGAGCGGGTTGCGGGCAAGGATTGAACAAGCGGATCTGGTGATCACGGGGGAAGGGCGGATGGATGGTCAGACCTTGCATGGAAAGGGTCCGCATGGAGTGGCGCTGATGGCGCGGGAGTTGGGCAAGCCGGTGGTGGGGATCGCGGGCATGGTGGAGTCGGATGCCGGACTGGAGGCCTGTTTTGATGGATTGGTGCAGGTCAAACCGGAGTCGATGAGCTGCGAGGAGGCGATTGCCAATGCGGCGGTATTGGTGGAGGAAACCGTTGCGCAGCGGGCAGACTGGCTTAAGGACTTGGTCTCAAATCGTTAG
- the fabD gene encoding ACP S-malonyltransferase, whose protein sequence is MAKKVVLLFAGQGAQKVGMGKDLAEANPKAKALFDRADEVLGFKLSEVMFEGPMEELTRTSRCQPALYVQGLALLEVLREKMPDLEVAACAGLSLGEFTAHAAAGTFDFETGLKLVHQRGTFMEEACEATEGGMAAMIGGEESAVRELAAECHVDVANLNAPGQIVLSGGVEGIKAAVAGAKDKGIRKAVELPVAGAYHSRLMKPAQDKLAKVLETVELKLSEIPVISNFEADAVTSEIVIKNTLERQVTGSVRWSESMQLLLNGGYDTFLELGPDGTLAGLMGRIQKGVDITTLKDAASVDAYVAAANG, encoded by the coding sequence ATGGCGAAGAAAGTTGTGTTGTTGTTTGCGGGCCAGGGTGCCCAGAAAGTTGGCATGGGCAAAGATCTTGCGGAGGCCAATCCCAAGGCAAAGGCGTTGTTCGATCGGGCGGATGAGGTGCTGGGGTTCAAGCTTTCCGAGGTGATGTTTGAAGGGCCGATGGAAGAGCTGACCCGGACCTCGCGTTGTCAGCCTGCGTTGTATGTGCAGGGATTGGCTTTGCTGGAAGTGTTGCGTGAGAAGATGCCGGATCTTGAGGTGGCGGCGTGTGCGGGCTTGTCTTTGGGAGAATTCACGGCTCACGCGGCAGCGGGCACGTTTGATTTTGAGACGGGTTTGAAGCTGGTGCATCAACGCGGGACATTCATGGAAGAGGCTTGTGAAGCCACCGAAGGCGGAATGGCGGCGATGATCGGCGGAGAGGAAAGCGCGGTGCGCGAACTGGCGGCGGAGTGTCATGTGGATGTAGCGAATTTGAATGCGCCGGGGCAGATCGTGTTGAGCGGCGGCGTTGAAGGCATCAAGGCGGCGGTGGCAGGGGCGAAAGACAAGGGGATTCGCAAGGCGGTGGAGTTGCCGGTGGCCGGGGCGTATCACAGTCGTTTGATGAAACCGGCGCAGGACAAGCTGGCGAAGGTTTTGGAGACGGTGGAATTGAAGCTTTCGGAGATTCCTGTGATCAGCAATTTTGAAGCGGATGCGGTGACCAGTGAGATCGTGATCAAGAACACGCTGGAGCGTCAGGTGACGGGTTCGGTGCGCTGGAGTGAGTCGATGCAGCTTTTGTTGAACGGGGGTTACGATACTTTCCTTGAGCTGGGTCCTGATGGCACACTGGCGGGGTTGATGGGCCGCATTCAGAAGGGCGTGGACATCACGACGTTGAAGGATGCGGCGAGTGTCGATGCTTATGTGGCTGCGGCGAATGGCTGA
- a CDS encoding DUF1552 domain-containing protein has product MNINRRRFILRSLGASLALPGLSSLMANSVGGNSAVQVAKGAGVGARRFVAVGNLLGFQVKQLFPTTQGRNYEKTTLLEPLWENRDQLTVYRGLDHGVKGGHFAVHSFLSGVLNSEAQNRPDGNVSIDQFLADEVGYHTRFPSLTVGSEGGIHGGCQIAWTKSGVRVPPVTGPAQLFEKLFVSDSPERQASRVQDNQVQASILDAVLGDANRLARQVNKEDKDKLDEYMTSIRDVEKRLELRQRWDHQPKPEAPFGKPANRNPVEDLPLLYELIALALQTDSTRIATLEIGGDFMPQHLGIKKDYHGLSHHGNDPEAIANLIALEKYQIMHFGKFINRLSNIQDGERTLLDSTAVLFGSGIGDANSHRNSDLPIILAGGGYKHGEFREVPREGINKVPLCNLYVDIAQKMGVETDSFGSSTGRFS; this is encoded by the coding sequence ATGAACATCAATCGCCGTCGTTTTATTCTCCGATCCCTGGGTGCCTCGTTGGCATTGCCTGGACTGTCTTCCTTGATGGCCAATTCGGTGGGGGGGAACTCTGCGGTTCAGGTGGCCAAGGGTGCGGGAGTTGGCGCTCGACGTTTTGTGGCCGTTGGCAATCTGCTCGGTTTTCAGGTGAAGCAGCTTTTTCCAACCACCCAAGGGCGAAACTACGAGAAGACCACGCTGCTCGAGCCATTATGGGAAAATCGCGATCAGTTGACGGTTTATCGTGGTCTTGATCACGGTGTTAAAGGGGGTCACTTCGCGGTGCATTCGTTCCTTTCCGGCGTGCTCAATTCGGAAGCGCAAAATCGTCCCGATGGCAATGTCTCCATCGATCAGTTTCTTGCGGATGAAGTCGGGTATCACACGCGCTTCCCTTCGCTCACGGTCGGTTCCGAGGGCGGAATTCATGGCGGCTGCCAAATTGCCTGGACCAAGTCTGGCGTGCGCGTTCCTCCTGTTACAGGTCCCGCCCAACTTTTTGAAAAACTCTTTGTCAGCGACTCGCCCGAGCGTCAGGCCAGCCGGGTTCAGGACAATCAGGTTCAGGCTTCGATTCTTGATGCGGTTTTGGGAGATGCCAATCGCCTTGCCCGTCAGGTGAACAAGGAGGACAAGGACAAGCTCGACGAGTATATGACCTCCATTCGCGATGTGGAAAAACGTTTGGAACTGCGTCAGCGTTGGGATCATCAACCAAAGCCGGAAGCGCCGTTTGGCAAGCCTGCCAACCGCAATCCGGTAGAGGATTTGCCGCTGCTTTATGAGTTGATCGCTCTTGCTTTGCAGACGGATTCCACCCGCATTGCGACATTGGAAATCGGCGGAGATTTCATGCCGCAGCACCTCGGCATCAAAAAGGATTATCATGGTCTTTCCCACCACGGCAACGACCCGGAAGCCATCGCCAACCTCATCGCGCTGGAGAAATACCAGATCATGCATTTCGGCAAATTCATCAATCGCCTGTCGAACATTCAGGATGGCGAGCGCACGTTGCTTGACTCGACCGCCGTGCTTTTCGGCAGCGGCATTGGCGATGCCAACTCGCACCGCAACTCCGATTTGCCGATCATCCTTGCCGGTGGTGGGTATAAGCATGGTGAGTTCCGTGAAGTGCCACGCGAAGGGATCAACAAGGTTCCCCTTTGCAATCTTTATGTCGACATCGCCCAGAAGATGGGCGTGGAGACGGATTCCTTCGGCAGCAGCACCGGTCGTTTCTCCTGA